A single region of the Brachypodium distachyon strain Bd21 chromosome 3, Brachypodium_distachyon_v3.0, whole genome shotgun sequence genome encodes:
- the LOC100839100 gene encoding syntaxin-124: MNDLFSSGSFKKYEDLKYQVALDDMESGLEVAAANLDKFFEDVEAVKEDMRGLEALHRRLQSGNEEVKAAHDAGAVRSLRARMDADVAQVLVRAKAVKAKLESLDRDNAASRATLPGCGPGSSTDRTRSSVVSGLGNKLKDLMDDFQGLRTRMAAEYRETVARRYFTVTGEQAEESRIEALIASGESETFLQKAIQQQGDQQAAGRGQVMGTVSEIQERHDAVREMERSLRDLHALFLDMAALVEAQGHQLNDIQSHVAKASSFVHRGAVELESARGYQRSSRKWGCVGLVAAVVLLLVVLLPILVNLKLLTVG; encoded by the exons ATGAACGACCTCTTCTCGTCGGGCTCGTTCAAGAAGTACGAGGACCTCAAGTACCAGGTGGCGCTGGACGACATGGAGTCCGGGTtggaggtcgccgccgccaacctgGACAAGTTCTTCGAGGACGTGGAGGCCGTGAAGGAGGACATGCGCGGGCTCGAGGCGCTGCACCGGCGGCTGCAGTCGGGGAACGAGGAGGTCAAGGCCGCGcacgacgccggcgccgtcaGGTCCCTCCGCGCCCGCATGGACGCCGACGTCGCCCAGGTCCTCGTCCGCGCCAAGGCCGTCAAGGCCAAGCTCGAGTCCCTCGACCGCGACAacgccgcctcccgcgccaCGCTCCCGGGCTGCGGCCCCGGATCCTCCACCGACCGCACCCGCTCCTCCGTCGTCTCCGGCCTCGGCAACAAGCTCAAGGACCTCATGGACGACTTCCAG GGGCTGAGGACGCGGATGGCGGCGGAGTACAGGGAGACGGTGGCGCGGCGGTACTTCACGGTGACGGGGgagcaggcggaggagagccGGATCGAGGCGCTGATCGCGTCGGGGGAGAGCGAGACGTTCCTGCAGAAAGCCATCCAGCAGCAGGGCGACCAACAGGCCGCCGGGCGAGGGCAGGTGATGGGCACGGTGTCGGAGATCCAGGAGCGGCACGACGCCGTGAGGGAGATGGAGCGGAGCCTGCGGGACCTGCACGCGCTGTTCCTCGACATGGCGGCGCTGGTGGAGGCGCAGGGACACCAGCTCAACGACATCCAGAGCCACGTCGCCAAGGCCAGCTCCTTCGTGCACAGGGGCGCCGTGGAGCTCGAGTCCGCCCGCGGGTACCAGAGGAGCAGCCGGAAATGGGGCTGCGtcggcctcgtcgccgccgtcgtgctcctcctcgtcgtgcTGCTGCCCATCCTCGTCAACCTCAAGCTCTTGACCGTCGGATAG
- the LOC100820914 gene encoding thaumatin-like pathogenesis-related protein 1 encodes MAASSVLILLMASALLAAAGVVGATTFSITNQCGFPVWPAAIPVGGGRQLNRGETWNLEVPAGTSSARIWGRTGCSFNGAGRGSCATGDCGGALSCSLSGQPPATLAEFTLGGAQDFYDISVIDGFNVAMDFSCSTGDALRCRDAGCPDAYHHPNDVKTHACSGNRSFRVVFCP; translated from the coding sequence ATGGCCGCCTCCTCGGTGCTGATCCTGCTCATGGCGAGCGCCTTGTTGGCCGCAGCCGGGGTCGTGGGCGCGACCACGTTCAGCATCACGAACCAGTGCGGCTTCCCGGtgtggccggcggcgatcccGGTGGGCGGGGGCAGGCAGCTGAACCGGGGCGAGACGTGGAACCTGGAAGTCCCCGCCGGGACGAGCTCGGCCAGGATCTGGGGCCGCACGGGCTGCTCCTTCaacggcgccggccgcgggAGCTGCGCCACGGGCGactgcggcggcgcgctgtCGTGCAGCCTGTCGGGCCAGCCGCCGGCCACGCTGGCGGAGTTCAcgctcggcggcgcgcaggACTTCTACGACATCTCCGTCATCGACGGGTTCAACGTCGCCATGGACTTCTCCTGCAGCACCGGCGACGCGCTCCGTTGCCGGGACGCCGGGTGCCCCGACGCCTACCACCATCCCAACGACGTTAAGACCCACGCCTGCAGCGGCAACAGGAGCTTCCGTGTCGTCTTCTGCCCATGA